The DNA segment ATGAAACGCATAGAGTCATAGAAAAAAAGAGTGGGATAGCCCAATTCTTGGGTTCACATAGCTTTGATTTTCTGTAATCGTCCATTGGGATCAGGAGTGGAGAGCAGGAAAAAATATAAATGAAAAGTGTTTGCAAGAAATTGCCAACTATAGTAATTCTTAGAGGGTTATTGTAGAAATGAAAAAAATGAAACGCATAGAGTCATAGAAAAAAAGAGTGGGATAGCCCAATTCTTGGGTCACATAGCTTTGATTTTCTGTAATCGTCCATTGGCATCAGGATTGGAAGGCAGGAAAAAATATAAATGAAAAGTGTTTGCAAGAAATTGCCAACTATAGTAATTCTTAGAGGGGTTATTGTAGAAATAAAAAAATGAAACGCATAGAGTCATAGAAAAAAAGAGTGGGATAGCCCAATTCTTGGGTTCACATAGCTTTGATTTTCTGTAATCGTCCATTGGCATCAGGAGTGGAGAGCAGGAAAAAATATAAATGAAAAGTGTTTGCAAGAAATTGCCAACGATAGTAATTCTTAGAGAGTTATTGTAGAAATAAAAAAAATGAAACGCATAGAGTCATAGAAAAAAAGAGTGGGATAGCCCAATTCTTGGGTTCACATAGCTTTGATTTTCTGTAATCGTCCATTGGCATCAGGAGTGGAGAGCAGGAAAAAACATAAATGAAAAGTGTTTGCAAGAAATTGCCAACTATAGTAATTCTTAGAGGGGTTATTGTATAAATGAAAAAAATGAAACGCATAGAGTCATAGAAAAAAAGAGTGGGATAGCCCAATTCTTGGGTTCACATAGCTTTGATTTTCTGTAATCGTCCATTGGGATCAGGAGTGGAGAGCAACTGATGAGATTCCTCCTTCGTCGGAATGACAAACAGAGGGTGTTTTATTCTAGACTTAATAACATTCAAGGCTTACTAACCACAATTAATGGACAAGAAAACAAAACAACAATCGTAAAGACAAAATTATCCCTAAAGGGTTTGAACTAATAAATTAACGTGAATTATGCCCCCTTTGGGTTATACTAACAGAAAATATATGGAAAGCAAAATAATTTTAGACAACCTTAGAAAAGAAATAGCCGCTTTGGTATCCCAATACACGGAAGAAGCTTATAAGCACAAAGCTTTTGTTCCTGGCGAATCCGTGATTCCGCCTGCGGGAAAAGTGATCGGGAATGAAGAAATCCAGAACATGGTAGATGCCTCCTTGGACGGATGGTTGACTACCGGACGTTTTAATGCGGCTTTTGAAAAAAGGTTGGCCGAATTTTTAGGGGTAAAATATTGTATTTCCGTAAACTCGGGATCTTCTGCGAATTTAGTGGCTTTTAGTGCGCTTACTTCAGCAACACTTGGCGATAGAGCCATCAAAAAAGGAGATGAGGTTATTGGTGTGGCAGCAGGCTTTCCAACTACTGTAAATCCTATTGTACAATTTGGTGCCATTCCCGTTTTTGTGGACGTGGATTTGGATACCCATAACATCAATGCCGATTTGATTGAAGCGGCCATTACGCCGAAAACGAAAGCCATCATGCTGGCACATACTTTAGGAAATCCTTTCAATTTGGACAAAGTGAAAGCACTTTGCGACAAACATAATTTGTGGTTGGTTGAGGATTGTTGTGATGCTTTGGGAGCCACTTACAATGGACAGCTGGTGGGTACTTTTGGAGATATTGCCACCTTGAGTTTTTATCCTGCCCACCATATCACGATGGGAGAGGGTGGAGCCGTTTTTACCAACAACGCCCAATTGAAATTAATTGCCGAATCTTTTAGAGACTGGGGCAGGGATTGTTATTGTGCTCCAGGTTGCGACAATACTTGTGATTGTCGTTTTGAGCAACAACACGGCGATTTGCCTTTTGGTTATGACCATAAATATGTTTACTCCCATTTGGGCTATAATTTGAAAATTACGGACATGCAGGCCGCTTGCGGTTTGGCCCAGATTGACAAAGCCGCCGGTTTCATCGAGAAAAGAAGAGAAAATTTTAGCTTGTTACATGACAGGTTAAGTAGCCTCACGGATTTTATCCATTTGCCGGTAGCCACCCCCAACAGTAATCCTAGCTGGTTTGGATTTCCTATCACGCTTAAACCCGATTGTGGTGTCAATAGAGTAGATTTGTTAAAATTTTTGGACCAAAACAAGATTGGTTCGCGATTGCTTTTTGCCGGTAATCTAACGAAACAACCTTATTTTAAAGGTGTTGATTATCGCGTGGTTGGCGAATTGACCAATACCGACATCACCATGAACGATACCTTTTGGATCGGGATTTATCCAGCTCTTGGAGCGGAACATTTTGATTTTGTGGCCGAGAAACTGGAAGAATTTTTCGGATTGAATTTTTAGTATTTATGCAACCAACCATTTTAATAACAGGCATTACCGGTTTTTTGGGCTCCCACATAGCCGAAAATCTTGTTGCCAACAACATTCAAGTGATTGGATTAAAACGCAAAGATTCCGATGTTTGGCGATGCGAAGGATTTAAAGACAAGATTACCTGGGTGACCATTGATGAAAATGGATTTTTTGAGGATGAATTAAAAAAACATTCTTTTGATACCTTGATTCACGGTGCCTGGATAGGCGTTGAATCTAATTCCAGGGATGATTGGAAGGAGCAATCTAAAAACATTCCTTTTCTGGTTTCGTTGTTGGATGTTGCCCAAACAGTTGGCGTGAAAAAGTTTATTTTTTTGGGATCGCAAGCCGAGTATGGGAATATAGAAGGGAAAATTGATGAAAATCAAAAGACCAAGGCTTTAAACGCCTACGGAAGCATAAAATTGGCTTGTCTGGAAATAGTAAAGACTTTTTGCGAAACCAATGCCATCAACTGGATTTGGTTGCGATTGTTTTCCTTGTTTGGCGAAAAGGAAAATCAAAATTGGTTAATCCCCTCCTTGATAGCGTCAATGCAGAAGACGAAACAAATGGATTTTACTCCGGGAGAGCAAAAATATGCTTATCTCTATGTTAAAGATTATGCTTCCATAATGAACAAGATTATAACAATGCCGGTAGAATCTGGGGTTTACAACATTTCTTCCAACCAAACGAGAACCATTAAATCTTTGGTAGAAGACGTAAGGGATTATATTAATCCAGAATTTACATTAAATTTTGGGGCATTGAATTACAGGAATAACCAATCCATGCATATCGAAGGCGATATAACGAAGTTGAGTTCCCAAATAGGAGCAGTTGCATTTACCGATTTTGATGAAGCTTTGCACACTAGTTTAAACTATTATCTAAAAAAATAATACTCCTGTATGAAAGTATCCGATTTTATTGCCGAATTTTTGGTAAAAAAGGGAATTAAAAGTGTTTTTGAGTTGTCGGGAGGCATGATAACGCACCTATTGGATTCGTTGAACCAGAAAACGGACATCCATATCATCACGATGCATCATGAACAAGCAGCCGCTTTTGCCGCCGAAGGTTATGCAAGAGTAACAGGTTTGCCGGGGATTGCATTGGCCACTTCAGGGCCAGGGGCAACCAATTTGTTGACCGGGATAGGAAGTTGCTATTTTGATTCGACTCCAGCCGTTTTTATTACGGGACAAGTCAACAGACACGAATTAAAAGGAGACCGAGGAATACGACAGTTGGGATTTCAAGAGACCGACATCATTTCGATGGCAACACCCATCACCAAAGCTTGTTTCCAGATTAGCGATCCCGATACCCTTCCGGCCGTTTTTGAGCAAGCTTTCCAGATTGCCTTGGAAGGAAGACCGGGGCCGGTTCTTATCGACATTCCCATGGATGTGCAGCGCAATCAAATAGAAGCCAACTACTTTCCGTCAGAAACAGCAGGACATTCAGCAATAGATTCCCTTGTTTTGGAAAACTTGATTCAAGACATCAAACTTGCCAAACAACCCCTAATTTTGGCGGGTAGAGGAATCAAGGCAGGCAACAGCCAGAATCTTTTCGACCAGTTTGTCAAAAAAACAAAAGTTCCCGTAATCACGACACTTTTAGGATTGGATACCATGGCTTATGACGATGTTCAACGCGTTGGCTTTATTGGCAGCTATGGCAACCGATGGGCCAATATTGCTTTTGGCGAATGCGATTTATTGATTGTTTTGGGCAGTAGATTGGATATCAGACAAACGGGTGCCGACACCAAGTTTATAGAAAACAGAAAAATTTACCATATTGATTGTGAAACAGCCGAAATCAACAATCGTGTCAAAGGTTGCGAGGCTATTGTTGCGGACTTGAATTCGTTTTTCAATGATTTTGATACTGCGGCCTCACCCCATCTTTTTGCCATTCCAGCATCATGGAGGAATCGCATTGATGATTTAAAAAACACTTGGCCGGATACCAAAGAATTGACTCCCACAGGAATTAATCCCAACGTGTTCATGCATGCGCTTTCCAGTAAATCACAAAAAGCAAAGGCTTATTTGGCGGATGTGGGAAGCCATCAAATGTGGGCTGCCCAATCGTTGGAGTTGGGTAAAGACCAGCATTTTTTAACTTCGGGAGGGATGGGCGCCATGGGTTTTTCATTGCCGGCAGGAATTGGAGCCTGTATCGCTTTGGACAAGGAAGCGGTCGTGGTGCTTGTTGGTGACGGCTGCATGCAGATTAATATTCAAGAATTGCAAACAATCGTCAGGAACCATCTGCCTGTCAAGATTATTGTTTTGAACAACAATACCTTGGGGATGATCAGGCAGTTTCAAGACAGTTATTTTGAATCCCGTTATCAATCGACCTATTGGGGATACAGTGCGCCGGATTTTTCCAAGGTGGCACTGGCTTACGGAATTGATGCAAAAACCATTGAAAACATGGACGAGATCGAGAATGCCGTGGAATGGTTGTGGAAGGATGAAAATGCCGCCAAGCCCCAATTGCTGCAAGTCATGATCAACCCACACACGAATACCTATCCCAAGATTGCTTTTGGCAAACCCATTACCGAAATGGAGCCCTTTGCGAAGCCAATAGAAATGGAAGGGACTTAATGTTTTTAGCAATACTAAAAACATGGAAAATTTTATTTAATTACCAACCTCTTATTCCAAAACCTCAATGCAAGCAGCTCATCGTGTAGCTAAAAATACAGGATTGGAAACCCCAGTATGACCTGGCTGGATTGGTTAAGGAAGTGGAGGCGAGTGATTTGGAGATTTTGAAGAGGGGTTAGGAAAACGATTAACCAAATAAGCAGTTCCCCAATGCTAAAGAAAAGTTTAAAAGGTTTACCATTGTTTAAAGGTTTAATCGTTTGCAAATAACTCGTTAACCAAAAATACAGGTGCAGCAATCGATTGATCGACTTTTATTTTGAGTCCCATTTTTTTTAGACTTTTGTTTGTAGCTCTCGTTGATTGTCAATTGCAGTGGGTACGAAGTCGGGAGACTTCGCCTTTACTTTGAATTTGATAAAAAATACTAAATTTATTCAATGTTTGACAATTAAATTTTAAACAGTATGAAACAAATAATATATGAATTCTAATAGTACTTACTCAAAAGATATAAAGGCACGATCAAAATTACGTTTTATAAAAGGATTGTATCCAAGGTTTAAAAATTATTTAATAAATAATTTTATCATTTGGATTGCCAGACGCAAAGGTGCTACAATTGGTCAATGTGTAACTATGCCTTATAAATTAGCTAAATCTGCTAACTCTAATTTGACTGTTGGAAACCACACTTCAATCCAAAGTCATTTAATTGATTTAAGATGTAAAGTAACTATAGGAAGCTATGTTATTATAGGTTCTGATGTTCAAATTATCACACTTAGCCATAATATTGATTCAGTAGATTGGGAGCATAAGCCGTATGGTATTGAAATAGAAGATTATTGTTGGTTGGCTACGCGTGTTTTTGTTTTGCCATCATGTCAGCTTATTGGTTATGGTGCTGTATGTGCAGCTGGTTCAGTTTTGACACGGAATGTAGATTCAATGGCGATAGTTACGGGGAATCCTGCTGTATTATTAAGGAAAAGGAAAAATGTGCATACAGACTTGTGTGTTGAATCTATGCTCGGAAACGATTTTGTGGCTTATATCAATGCTTATAAAACAAAATTTAAATAAACAACAGTTACTCAAAAATGTCTATAAAGAAAAAACTTGTTCAAAATGGATTGGCTTCAGCTGTACAGAAGATTATAAAAGTCTGTGAACAGCTATTATTGGTTCCTTTTTTTATTTCTGCATGGGGGGCAGCTTACTATGGTGAGTGGTTAACGTTGACCATAATTCCAACTATTATAGGTTTTTCTGATTTAGGTTTTGGGACAGCAGCTTGCAATTCTTTTGTATTAAAGTATGCCAGTGATGACAAACAAGGCGCTTCTAACATATCTAAAAGTGGATTTCTTTCTATACATCTGATAGTTATAGCGGGTATTCTGATTTCAGCCCTTGTTATGCTGGTTCTTGACTATTTCCATATTTTCGATAAATTACTTGTACATAGAGATGATGCCATACTGGCGGTTTCGTTTTTAATGCTGGCGCGCTTATTCGGATTTTATACACCTTTGAATGAGGCTTATTTTCGCTCTGCCCGAAAAGTAGCTTTGAGTATAAATCTGGGGAGTATTCATTCGGGACTAAATGTAGCTGTAGGACTTATTGTTTTATTATGTAAGGGCGGAATTGTGTTGTACAGCTTTACCAATCTTATCATTGCAATCGTATTTAGTTTGTATTATGCCATTATAGCCAGAAAAATGTTGCCAATTGAAAAAAAATATAAAGGACAAATATTAAAATCAGATATTAAATCAATTTTTCATAATGGGATAGGATTCTTATTATCTCCAGTTTGGCAAGCAATTTTCTTTCAAGGAACGACCTTTGTTGTTCGTATTGTACTTGGGTCGGTGGCGGTAACCATATTTAATACTGTTCGCACCCTTACCAGAGCAATGAATCAGGTTAACTCTATGGTGATTGCTTCAGTATTACCTGAATTACAATATGAAATAGGAGCTGGAAATTTGAAACAAGCACGCAAAATTTTTCGGTTTGGATTGTCTGTAATTGTTATTATAGCATTAGTGGGTATGGCTTTCTTGTTTGTTTGCGGACCATGGGTTTATGAACTTTGGACAAGTAAAGCATTAAATCCACCTGCCATGATGTGGAATGTTTTTATTGTTGGTATTTTGTTTAATGGGATTTGGTGGATGTCTAGTGATGTTTTAATTGCCTCAAACAAACCCTATGATTTTACTATTGCAGGTCTTATCGTTTCTGTTTTTGCCGTTGTATCTTCCTATTTTTTGTCAAAACAGATTGGAATAACTGGAGCGGCTTTTGGAAGTTTATTGTTGGACGCAATTTTATTTTTATATGTTCTTCCAAAAAGTTGTCGAATTATAGAACAACCGATAAATAATTTAATTGGGGATTCGATTAGGGACTATAGAGGGTATCTGGAAGATTTTGTTGGAAGAAAAGTAAATAAAAACTAGATGAACAGTTTTGCAAGAAAAGTAAATTATAAATTTTATAAAAAGCTTATTTGGTTATATATCTTATTGCTAGTTTTTGAAGGTGCATTCAGAAAATGGTTTCTACCTTCATTGTCGGATATCTTTTTAGTTATTCGAGATCCGATAGTCGTATATTTTGTCGTGCTTGGTTTAAGAAATCGGTGGATAAAAAGTTCATATGCTATTGCAATGATGATGATTAGTATAATTACATTTTTTCTTACATTGTTGTTAGGTCATCAAAATATTTTTCTTGCAATTTATGGTTGCAGAATCACAATGTTTTATTTTCCATTTATGTTTGTAGTAGGGAAAATTTTAAATTATGAGGACATTGTTAAGATAGGAAAATTTTTCTTACAAATTTCTTTTTTAATGACAATAATAATTATAATTCAGTATTTCTCACCACAAAATTCTTGGATTAATGTAGGGATAGGTGGGACTGAGGGATCCGGATTTAGTGGTGTTGGTGAATATTTCAGACCTTCAGGAACATTTTCATTTATAACTGGTATGATGGGTTTTAATGCGATTGTACTACCTTTTATTTTCTATTTTCTATTAACAAATAGACAAAATAGTCCACTTAATACTCCCATTTGGATAATTTATTTTGCTACATTCTGTTATATTATCTCCATATTCATTTGTTTATCTAGGACTATAATTTTTCAAACTATTTGTATATTGTTTTTTGTTTACATTTCGACATTTTTGAGTAAAACAAATATTTCAAAAATGATTACATCAACAGCTCTAATTTCAATTTTAATTTTGATTTTATTTCAATTTCAATTTTTTCAAATAGCATTTTCGAATATGTTTTTAAGATTCGGATTCGCTTCAGATTCTGAAGGTTCTGTTGTTTCTGGAACAATTGGCGAAAGATATTTGGGGTCTTTTATTAGAGCTTTTACGGGAGTTCAAAACTTCAAAGGAGGTGAAATTCCATTTTGGGGATTTGGGCAAGGATACGGAACAAATGTTGCGGCAGTTTTAATAAGCAATAAAATGGGATTTTTAGTTTCTGAGGAAGAATGGAGTAGGGTCGTTGCTGAATCTGGTTATTTGTTTGGATGGGGAATATTATTTATTAGGCTTTTTTGGAGCCTTTCTCTATTAAAGAAATCTTTTCGGGTTTTAACATATAAAAAAGATTTACTTGCATTCCTCTTAATGCCTTCAGTGCTCATTTTTGTAATATCGGGTCAATGGAGTCAGCCAACAATTTTAGGATTTTCAGCACTTCTTGGAGGTCTTGTTTTGGCTTCGTTAAAGCCAAGAGGAATGAACTATAAAAAATGTGAGAATAACATAGTATGGTTTAAAGGTAGTTCACATATAAGTGATACAACTCATAAAATATGATTTCACGTATTGAAATGATATATAGAATTGCAGAGAAATTAAGAAGATAAAATTTATTGATAATTTTTATGAAAAAACAAATAATAGTTTCACAGGTAGGAGCAAGGCATAGATACTTAATACCACAATTGCTTTTTAAAAATAACATCTTAAACATGCTTTATACAGATTCTACCAGATTTAGTTTCTTGGGTAGAATAGCATATTTTTTAAAATCAATAGGTATTAAAAATTCTAGATTAATTAGACTTGCTAATAGAAATCCAGTAATACCGATAAAATATCTATATTCGACAGATTGGATAATAATTAAAAGTTTATATGAAAAAAAAATTGATAAAAATGAACTTTTATATCAGTCACTTTCAAATAAATTTATAAAAAAAGGTTTGGGAACAGCTACATGGCTATACAGTATGTACTATGAAAATTTAGAATTTGTAAAATACGCAAAATCAAAGAAACTTAAAATTATTATTGATATATATGAAAACCCCAATGCTTTTGATGATATGTTAAATGAAATAAATAATCATATTGAATATTCAATATTTAGTCATTTAATTGAAGATTACAAGAGTAAATCACTTTTTCGCAAAAAACACCTTGAAAATATGTTAGAATTAGCTGACTATTATACAATACCTTCAGCTTTTGTTCAAAAATCATTAGGGGCATATACTAATTATGATTCAAAAAAAGGAGTAATATTGCCTTACCCATCTAGTATTAATGTAAATAAATATAATTATAGGCCTATTAGGCATAAATTGATTTGGGTTGGCAACGATCCTGTACGAAAAGGATTGATTTATTGTGCAAAAGCTGCAACTATTCTTAAAAAGAAATATCCTGATCTTCAATTTAATATCATAGGTAGTGTTGATAGTCAGATAATTAAATCTGTAGCATTTTCTGACTTGTGTTTTTTAGGGGTTTTAGACAAGGAAAATCTTATAAATGAGTACGAAACAGCAGAAGCTTATGTTTTTCCAACTTTATTTGAAGGTTTTGCAGGGACGATTATCGAAGCTGCAAGTTGTGGTTGTCCTATAATTACTACTGAAAATGCAGGCACTGATTTGAATGAATTTCCTGCCATATATATACCTACTAGAAACGTTAATGCGATTGTTGATGCAGTTATTTCAATTTTTGAAGATTCTAAATTTAGAAATAAATTATCCGAAGATATTTATAATTACTCGGATAATTTAGCTATAAAGGTTTATGAAAAAAAACTTATATCATTTTTTGATACTATTAATTAACTCAATAAATTAAAATGAAAATACTGCATGTCATTTCTTCCATGGATCCTAAAGCCGGAGGTGTTTCACAGGGAATTCGGAATTTGAACCCCTATATTGTCAAAGGCGACGTTCAAGTTGAAGTGATATCCATAGATGATAAAAATGAGGATTATCAGCTGAAAGATGAATTTGTAATCCATAAAATAGGCAAGGGTAAAACTTCTTTTCAATATAATCCAAAATTATATGTATGGTTGATGCAAAATCTGGAAAATTATGATTGTGTTGTCGTGCATGGAATATGGCAATACCATAATTATGCGGTTTACATAGCCATCAAGAAACTTAAAAAGAAAGCAAAAAAAACGCCTAAAGTGATTATTATGGTTCACGGTATGCTGGATCCTTATTTTCAAAAAGCAGCAGACCGGAAAATGAAGGCTTTACGTAACGAATTGGTTTGGCGTTGCACGGAAAAAAAAGCCATCAATGCAGCCGATGCCTTGTTTTTTACCTGTGAAGAAGAATTACTGCTGGCACGAACTACTTTTAAAGGATATTTGCCTAAAAAAGAAATAAATGTAGGTTTTGGAATTCAAAAGCCACCCATTTTTGAAGTGCAAATGAAAAAGGCTTTTGAACAAAAGTGTCCTGAAATTTTAGGTAAAAAATATTGGCTATTCATTAGCAGGATTCATCCCAAAAAAGGAGTGGATGTATTGATTGATGCTTATAATAAAATGACATCCGCCAATCATATATTGCCGGATCTTGTCATTGTGGGCCCCGTAGATTCTGATTATGCCCAACAAATGATTGAGAAAGCTAATGTTAATCCTCAAATTCACTTTCTGGGAATGTTGACCGGAAATAGTAAATGGGGGGCTTTTTATGGTTGTGAAGCTTATTTATTACCGAGCCATCAGGAAAATTTTGGTATTGCCATTGTAGAGGCTATGGCTTGTAAAAAACCTGTACTGATTACCAAAAATATAAATATTTGGCGTGAAATTGAAGCTGGAAATGGAGGGTGGATTCTCGAAGAAGTAAGCACGGATTCCATTGAGAAATCCCTTTTAGTTATTTCGAAGTATACTGATGCACACTTAGAAAATAAAGGAAAATGCGCTATTGAAACTTTTAATAAGACATTTGATGTTGAAGATTGTGCGGATATTTTTATTACAACTTTAAAAAACTTATAATAGTGAAAGAGATACCTAAATATATTGATACGATACCGGCATCAGACAAATTTTATCGTTTGATTTGGAGGGTTGTTTGCCTGTTTTTGTTCAAACCGTTTTCTTTGCCTCTTTTTAGTGGATGGAGAATTTTTTTGCTAAAATGCTTTGGAGCTAAAATAGGTAAATATTGCAATATTTATGCGTCTGCTTATATTCCGTCTCCAAGAAATTTAACTATGGGACTACATTCCACATTAGGTCCTGGAGTTCAATTGCATTTCGGAAAAACGATAATAGGCAATAAGGTAACGGTATCCCAAAGAACCTATTTGTGCAGTGCCACACATAAAACTTCATCCATAAATATTCCTTTTATTGCGGGTGAAATAATTATAAAGGATTTTGCATGGATTGCAGCAGAAGCATTCATTATGGCTAATGTCATAATCGGCGAAGGTGCTGTTGTTGGTGCTAGGTCAGCTGTCTTTAAAGATGTTGCCGATTGGACAATAGTAGGAGGAAATCCTGCTATATTTATTAAAAAAAGAGAATTAGAATAACAAGTTTTGGCTCTAAAGCATAGTTTAAATCAAACTAAAAAAAAATGAAACTACCACTCCCGATTACTATCGCCATCCCCATTAAAAATGAAGCGCTTCTTTTGCAAGGTTGTCTCGATGCCATCGGGAAAGACTTTGTGGAGAAAATCGTCATCATCGATTCGGGAAGCACGGATGATTCCTTGGAAATAGCGCAAAGAAATGATGTTGAGGTATTGGATTTTAAGTGGAATGGCCAATTCCCCAAGAAAAGGAATTGGTTTTTGCAAAACCATACTCCAACAACCCGATGGGTACTTTTTTTGGATGCAGATGAATATCTCACAGAAGGCTTTAAAAACGAAATTCGGAAAGCCATTGTCGACGAAAACAAGGTGGGTTTTTGGTTGACCTACAGCCGTTATTTTTTGGGCAAGAAAATGAAGGGCGGTTATCCATTGCGTAAGTTGGCCCTGTTTAGGGTGGGAGCCGGGGAATATGAAAGAATTGAAGAAAACAACTGGAGTAAGCTGGATATGGAAATCCATGAGCATCCAATTTTAAAAGGGAATGTTGGCACGGTAAAAAGTGAGATAGACCATTTAGACTTCAGGGGAATTTCTCATTATGTGATCAAACATAACGAATATGCCAGTTGGGAAGCCGAAAGGATTATGAAAATGGGGGCTAACCTTGAAATCAAAAAACAATGGACCTGGAAGCAAAAAATTAAATACAAACTGATGTTGACCCCTTTTATTGGCCCGGTCTTTTTTTTTGGAAGCTATTTTTTATTAGGCGGTTTTCGTGACGGATCTCGTGGCTTGGCCTTTTCTATTTTAAAAGCGTCTTATTTTACACAGGTTTATTGCAAAATAAAGGAGCAAAAATTATCTAAAAAATAAAT comes from the Flavobacterium limnophilum genome and includes:
- the rfbH gene encoding lipopolysaccharide biosynthesis protein RfbH, encoding MESKIILDNLRKEIAALVSQYTEEAYKHKAFVPGESVIPPAGKVIGNEEIQNMVDASLDGWLTTGRFNAAFEKRLAEFLGVKYCISVNSGSSANLVAFSALTSATLGDRAIKKGDEVIGVAAGFPTTVNPIVQFGAIPVFVDVDLDTHNINADLIEAAITPKTKAIMLAHTLGNPFNLDKVKALCDKHNLWLVEDCCDALGATYNGQLVGTFGDIATLSFYPAHHITMGEGGAVFTNNAQLKLIAESFRDWGRDCYCAPGCDNTCDCRFEQQHGDLPFGYDHKYVYSHLGYNLKITDMQAACGLAQIDKAAGFIEKRRENFSLLHDRLSSLTDFIHLPVATPNSNPSWFGFPITLKPDCGVNRVDLLKFLDQNKIGSRLLFAGNLTKQPYFKGVDYRVVGELTNTDITMNDTFWIGIYPALGAEHFDFVAEKLEEFFGLNF
- a CDS encoding NAD-dependent epimerase/dehydratase family protein: MQPTILITGITGFLGSHIAENLVANNIQVIGLKRKDSDVWRCEGFKDKITWVTIDENGFFEDELKKHSFDTLIHGAWIGVESNSRDDWKEQSKNIPFLVSLLDVAQTVGVKKFIFLGSQAEYGNIEGKIDENQKTKALNAYGSIKLACLEIVKTFCETNAINWIWLRLFSLFGEKENQNWLIPSLIASMQKTKQMDFTPGEQKYAYLYVKDYASIMNKIITMPVESGVYNISSNQTRTIKSLVEDVRDYINPEFTLNFGALNYRNNQSMHIEGDITKLSSQIGAVAFTDFDEALHTSLNYYLKK
- a CDS encoding thiamine pyrophosphate-binding protein, with product MKVSDFIAEFLVKKGIKSVFELSGGMITHLLDSLNQKTDIHIITMHHEQAAAFAAEGYARVTGLPGIALATSGPGATNLLTGIGSCYFDSTPAVFITGQVNRHELKGDRGIRQLGFQETDIISMATPITKACFQISDPDTLPAVFEQAFQIALEGRPGPVLIDIPMDVQRNQIEANYFPSETAGHSAIDSLVLENLIQDIKLAKQPLILAGRGIKAGNSQNLFDQFVKKTKVPVITTLLGLDTMAYDDVQRVGFIGSYGNRWANIAFGECDLLIVLGSRLDIRQTGADTKFIENRKIYHIDCETAEINNRVKGCEAIVADLNSFFNDFDTAASPHLFAIPASWRNRIDDLKNTWPDTKELTPTGINPNVFMHALSSKSQKAKAYLADVGSHQMWAAQSLELGKDQHFLTSGGMGAMGFSLPAGIGACIALDKEAVVVLVGDGCMQINIQELQTIVRNHLPVKIIVLNNNTLGMIRQFQDSYFESRYQSTYWGYSAPDFSKVALAYGIDAKTIENMDEIENAVEWLWKDENAAKPQLLQVMINPHTNTYPKIAFGKPITEMEPFAKPIEMEGT
- a CDS encoding acyltransferase, encoding MNSNSTYSKDIKARSKLRFIKGLYPRFKNYLINNFIIWIARRKGATIGQCVTMPYKLAKSANSNLTVGNHTSIQSHLIDLRCKVTIGSYVIIGSDVQIITLSHNIDSVDWEHKPYGIEIEDYCWLATRVFVLPSCQLIGYGAVCAAGSVLTRNVDSMAIVTGNPAVLLRKRKNVHTDLCVESMLGNDFVAYINAYKTKFK
- a CDS encoding lipopolysaccharide biosynthesis protein, whose amino-acid sequence is MSIKKKLVQNGLASAVQKIIKVCEQLLLVPFFISAWGAAYYGEWLTLTIIPTIIGFSDLGFGTAACNSFVLKYASDDKQGASNISKSGFLSIHLIVIAGILISALVMLVLDYFHIFDKLLVHRDDAILAVSFLMLARLFGFYTPLNEAYFRSARKVALSINLGSIHSGLNVAVGLIVLLCKGGIVLYSFTNLIIAIVFSLYYAIIARKMLPIEKKYKGQILKSDIKSIFHNGIGFLLSPVWQAIFFQGTTFVVRIVLGSVAVTIFNTVRTLTRAMNQVNSMVIASVLPELQYEIGAGNLKQARKIFRFGLSVIVIIALVGMAFLFVCGPWVYELWTSKALNPPAMMWNVFIVGILFNGIWWMSSDVLIASNKPYDFTIAGLIVSVFAVVSSYFLSKQIGITGAAFGSLLLDAILFLYVLPKSCRIIEQPINNLIGDSIRDYRGYLEDFVGRKVNKN
- a CDS encoding glycosyltransferase family 4 protein — translated: MKKQIIVSQVGARHRYLIPQLLFKNNILNMLYTDSTRFSFLGRIAYFLKSIGIKNSRLIRLANRNPVIPIKYLYSTDWIIIKSLYEKKIDKNELLYQSLSNKFIKKGLGTATWLYSMYYENLEFVKYAKSKKLKIIIDIYENPNAFDDMLNEINNHIEYSIFSHLIEDYKSKSLFRKKHLENMLELADYYTIPSAFVQKSLGAYTNYDSKKGVILPYPSSINVNKYNYRPIRHKLIWVGNDPVRKGLIYCAKAATILKKKYPDLQFNIIGSVDSQIIKSVAFSDLCFLGVLDKENLINEYETAEAYVFPTLFEGFAGTIIEAASCGCPIITTENAGTDLNEFPAIYIPTRNVNAIVDAVISIFEDSKFRNKLSEDIYNYSDNLAIKVYEKKLISFFDTIN
- a CDS encoding glycosyltransferase — protein: MKILHVISSMDPKAGGVSQGIRNLNPYIVKGDVQVEVISIDDKNEDYQLKDEFVIHKIGKGKTSFQYNPKLYVWLMQNLENYDCVVVHGIWQYHNYAVYIAIKKLKKKAKKTPKVIIMVHGMLDPYFQKAADRKMKALRNELVWRCTEKKAINAADALFFTCEEELLLARTTFKGYLPKKEINVGFGIQKPPIFEVQMKKAFEQKCPEILGKKYWLFISRIHPKKGVDVLIDAYNKMTSANHILPDLVIVGPVDSDYAQQMIEKANVNPQIHFLGMLTGNSKWGAFYGCEAYLLPSHQENFGIAIVEAMACKKPVLITKNINIWREIEAGNGGWILEEVSTDSIEKSLLVISKYTDAHLENKGKCAIETFNKTFDVEDCADIFITTLKNL